In Massilia forsythiae, one DNA window encodes the following:
- a CDS encoding Nramp family divalent metal transporter: MTPPVLASTPDGIDAELGANAQRSVPVRTSGPWWRRILAFIGPGYLVAVGYMDPGNWATDLAGGASYGYALLWIVGLSSIMAMLLQVLSARLGIVAQADLAQLTRQHSSRRSAMAQWLLCELAICACDLAEVIGTAIALNMLFHIPLSIGVLLTVLDVLLILWLQKFGFKYLEAFIMSLLAIVFLCFGINLVLARPEWAAVAAGFIPSARTVTDPGMLYLAIGIIGATVMPHNLYLHSSVVQTRRFDISDEGKAGAIRFATADIVVALCFAFLVNAAILVTSGAVFHGSGNQQVAELQDAYRLLGPLTGAAVASTLFAVALLAAGQSSSVTATLAGQIVMEGFIQVKLPPWARRLITRSIAIVPAFFVTAAYGEQGIGQLLLFSQVVLSLQLPFAMLPLIRYTSSRDIMGRFASPRTVAVVAWAMMATIVSLNVILIWKAWID; this comes from the coding sequence ATGACACCGCCCGTGCTAGCCAGCACGCCGGACGGCATCGACGCCGAACTCGGCGCCAATGCCCAGCGCAGCGTGCCGGTGCGCACCAGCGGCCCCTGGTGGCGCCGCATCCTGGCCTTCATCGGACCGGGCTACCTGGTCGCGGTCGGCTACATGGACCCGGGCAACTGGGCCACCGACCTGGCCGGCGGCGCCAGCTACGGCTATGCCCTGCTGTGGATCGTCGGCCTGTCCAGCATCATGGCGATGCTGCTGCAGGTGCTGTCGGCGCGCCTGGGCATCGTGGCCCAGGCCGACCTGGCCCAGCTGACCCGGCAACATTCCTCGCGCCGCTCGGCCATGGCGCAATGGCTGCTGTGCGAACTGGCGATCTGCGCCTGCGACCTGGCCGAGGTGATCGGCACGGCGATCGCCCTGAACATGTTGTTCCACATTCCACTGAGCATCGGCGTGCTGCTCACCGTGCTCGACGTGCTGCTGATTTTGTGGCTGCAGAAGTTCGGCTTCAAGTACCTGGAAGCGTTCATCATGAGCCTGCTGGCGATCGTGTTCCTGTGTTTCGGCATTAACCTGGTGCTGGCCCGGCCCGAATGGGCGGCGGTGGCGGCCGGCTTCATTCCGAGCGCCCGCACCGTCACCGACCCCGGCATGCTGTACCTGGCGATCGGCATCATCGGCGCCACCGTCATGCCGCACAACCTGTACCTGCACTCGTCGGTGGTGCAGACGCGGCGCTTCGACATCAGCGACGAAGGCAAGGCCGGCGCCATCCGCTTCGCCACCGCCGACATCGTGGTGGCGCTGTGCTTCGCCTTCCTGGTGAACGCCGCCATCCTGGTCACGTCCGGCGCCGTGTTCCACGGCAGCGGCAACCAGCAGGTGGCGGAACTGCAGGATGCCTACCGCCTGCTCGGGCCGCTCACCGGCGCGGCAGTGGCCAGCACGCTGTTCGCGGTGGCCCTGCTGGCCGCCGGCCAGAGCTCGTCCGTCACCGCCACCCTGGCCGGCCAGATCGTGATGGAAGGGTTTATCCAGGTCAAGTTGCCGCCGTGGGCGCGGCGCCTGATCACGCGCTCGATCGCCATCGTGCCGGCGTTCTTCGTCACCGCTGCCTATGGCGAGCAGGGTATCGGCCAGTTGCTGCTGTTCAGCCAGGTGGTGCTCAGCCTGCAGTTGCCATTCGCCATGCTGCCGCTGATCCGCTATACCAGCAGCCGCGACATCATGGGCCGCTTCGCCAGCCCGCGCACCGTCGCGGTGGTGGCCTGGGCCATGATGGCGACCATCGTCAGCCTGAACGTGATCCTGATCTGGAAGGCGTGGATCGACTGA
- the rpsO gene encoding 30S ribosomal protein S15 yields the protein MTVETLDKAAIIADNARGEKDTGSPEVQVALLTARINDLNGHFKEHKKDHHSRRGLIMMVNRRKSLLAYLKRKDLNRYRDLIAKLGLRK from the coding sequence ATGACCGTAGAAACCCTCGACAAAGCCGCCATCATCGCGGACAACGCCCGCGGCGAAAAAGACACCGGCTCGCCGGAAGTGCAAGTCGCGCTGCTGACCGCACGCATCAACGACCTGAACGGCCACTTCAAGGAACACAAGAAGGACCACCACTCGCGCCGCGGCCTGATCATGATGGTCAACCGTCGCAAGAGCCTGCTGGCTTACCTGAAGCGCAAGGACCTGAACCGCTACCGCGACCTGATCGCCAAGCTGGGCCTGCGTAAGTAA
- the pnp gene encoding polyribonucleotide nucleotidyltransferase, translated as MFNKVTKTFQYGDHTVTLETGEIARQASGAVLVSVEDTVVLATVVAKKDAKPGQDFFPLTVDYIEKAYAAGKIPGGFFKREGRPSEKETLTSRLIDRPIRPLFPEGYLNEVQVIIHVLSVNPEIDPDIPSMIGASAALCVSGIPFSGPIGAARVGYANGQYILNPTTTQLKTSQMDLVVAGTEHAVLMVESEAQQLSEEIMLGAVVYGHEQMKAVIDAIHALVEEGGKPEVEWAPAPKNETLIAQVAQLADAKIRDAYQTREKSARQQKLKSLSGEVQAALAEQGVQADGAEVGNILFDMEAKVVRSQILDGEPRIDGRDTRTVRPISIRTSVLPRTHGSALFTRGETQALVIATLGTGRDSQKIDALMGEYTDDFMMHYNMPPFATGETGRVGTPKRREIGHGRLAKRALVAALPAQDEFSYSVRLVSEITESNGSSSMASVCGGCLALMDAGVPMKAHVAGIAMGLIKEGGKFAVLTDILGDEDHLGDMDFKVAGTAQGITALQMDIKIQGITKEIMQVALAQAKDGRQHILAEMQKAMPTVKTELSDFAPRLITIKINPEKIRDVIGKGGAVIRALTEETGTQIDITDEGIVTIASVDAAAGQEAKRRIEELTASVEVGKTYDGTVLKLLDFGAIVQVMPGKDGLLHISQIANERVNAVSDYLKEGQQVRVKVLETDERGRLKLSMKAADPAEAAQ; from the coding sequence ATGTTTAACAAAGTTACCAAGACCTTCCAATACGGCGACCATACCGTCACCCTGGAAACCGGCGAAATCGCGCGCCAGGCCAGCGGCGCCGTGCTGGTGTCGGTGGAAGATACCGTCGTGCTGGCCACCGTGGTCGCCAAGAAGGACGCCAAGCCGGGCCAGGACTTCTTCCCGCTGACCGTCGACTACATCGAGAAGGCCTACGCCGCCGGCAAGATCCCGGGCGGCTTCTTCAAGCGCGAAGGCCGTCCGTCGGAAAAGGAAACGCTGACCTCGCGCCTGATCGACCGTCCGATCCGCCCGCTGTTCCCGGAAGGCTACCTGAACGAAGTGCAGGTCATCATCCACGTGCTGTCGGTGAATCCTGAAATCGATCCGGACATCCCGTCGATGATCGGCGCCTCGGCCGCCCTGTGCGTGTCCGGCATCCCGTTCAGCGGCCCGATCGGCGCCGCCCGCGTCGGCTACGCCAACGGCCAGTACATCCTGAACCCGACCACCACCCAGCTCAAGACCTCGCAGATGGACCTGGTCGTGGCCGGCACCGAGCACGCCGTGCTGATGGTCGAATCCGAAGCGCAGCAACTGTCGGAAGAAATCATGCTGGGCGCGGTCGTCTACGGCCACGAGCAGATGAAGGCCGTGATCGACGCCATCCATGCCCTGGTGGAAGAGGGCGGCAAGCCGGAAGTCGAATGGGCGCCGGCGCCGAAGAACGAGACCCTGATCGCGCAGGTCGCGCAACTGGCCGACGCGAAAATCCGCGACGCCTACCAGACCCGCGAAAAATCGGCGCGCCAGCAAAAGCTGAAGTCGCTGTCCGGCGAAGTGCAGGCTGCGCTGGCCGAGCAGGGCGTGCAGGCGGATGGCGCCGAAGTCGGCAACATCCTGTTCGACATGGAAGCCAAGGTCGTGCGTTCCCAGATCCTGGACGGCGAGCCGCGCATCGACGGCCGCGACACCCGCACCGTGCGTCCGATCTCGATCCGCACCAGCGTGCTGCCGCGCACCCACGGTTCCGCGCTGTTCACCCGCGGCGAAACGCAGGCGCTGGTGATCGCCACCCTGGGCACCGGCCGCGACAGCCAGAAGATCGACGCGCTGATGGGCGAGTACACCGACGACTTCATGATGCACTACAACATGCCGCCGTTCGCCACCGGCGAAACCGGCCGCGTCGGCACCCCGAAGCGCCGCGAGATCGGCCATGGCCGCCTGGCCAAGCGCGCGCTGGTCGCCGCGCTGCCGGCGCAGGACGAGTTCAGCTACTCGGTGCGCCTGGTGTCGGAAATCACCGAATCGAACGGTTCCTCGTCGATGGCCTCCGTCTGCGGCGGCTGCCTGGCGCTGATGGACGCCGGCGTGCCGATGAAGGCGCACGTGGCCGGCATCGCCATGGGCCTGATCAAGGAAGGCGGCAAGTTCGCCGTCCTGACCGACATCCTGGGCGATGAAGACCACCTGGGCGACATGGACTTCAAGGTGGCCGGCACCGCGCAGGGCATCACCGCGCTGCAGATGGACATCAAGATCCAGGGCATCACCAAGGAAATCATGCAGGTCGCGCTGGCGCAGGCCAAGGACGGCCGCCAGCACATCCTGGCCGAGATGCAGAAGGCGATGCCGACCGTGAAGACCGAACTGTCGGACTTCGCCCCGCGCCTGATCACCATCAAGATCAACCCGGAAAAGATCCGTGACGTGATCGGCAAGGGCGGCGCCGTGATCCGCGCGCTGACCGAAGAGACCGGCACCCAGATCGACATCACCGACGAAGGCATCGTGACCATCGCCTCGGTCGACGCCGCCGCCGGCCAGGAAGCCAAGCGCCGCATCGAAGAGCTGACGGCCTCGGTCGAAGTGGGCAAGACCTACGACGGCACCGTGCTGAAGCTGCTGGACTTCGGCGCCATCGTGCAGGTGATGCCGGGCAAGGACGGCTTGCTGCACATCTCGCAGATCGCCAACGAGCGCGTGAACGCCGTGTCCGACTACCTCAAGGAAGGCCAGCAGGTACGCGTGAAGGTGCTGGAGACCGACGAGCGCGGTCGCCTGAAGCTGTCGATGAAGGCGGCCGATCCGGCCGAAGCGGCGCAGTAA
- a CDS encoding DUF5694 domain-containing protein: protein MDERLDARVGDAEGVLALYRALNDPAQARLVYDSDFGAALEEPSPQQFGRGYLGYWETRNLRMAANIREAIGFQPGSRTLVIVGASHKWYLEAYLNQMHDVRIVPSARVLDE, encoded by the coding sequence ATGGACGAGCGCCTGGACGCGCGGGTCGGCGACGCCGAGGGCGTGCTGGCGCTGTACCGCGCCCTCAACGACCCGGCCCAGGCGCGCCTGGTCTACGACAGCGACTTCGGCGCGGCGCTGGAGGAACCCTCGCCGCAGCAGTTCGGCCGCGGCTACCTGGGCTACTGGGAAACGCGCAACCTGCGCATGGCGGCCAATATCCGCGAGGCGATCGGTTTCCAGCCGGGCAGCCGCACGCTGGTGATCGTCGGCGCCAGCCACAAGTGGTACCTGGAAGCGTATTTGAACCAGATGCACGACGTGCGCATCGTGCCGTCCGCGCGCGTGCTGGACGAATAA
- a CDS encoding STAS domain-containing protein encodes MTPQDYATRISQIIQDHEAEIGAEWVAQLEALTMRSSVVSKEQLRNHCRQFLAAFAAAARAGELQNIEHRAWDEVRDLLAEISAVRAKGGSTPSETATFVFSLKQPLFAHLRSAFGADAAGLADTSWTVNTLLDKLGLFTIEAFQRTRDQIIVRQQQELLELSTPVVKLWDGILALPLIGTLDSARTQVVMENILQKIVDTGAAIAIIDITGVPTVDTLVAQHLMKTIAAARLMGADCIISGIRPQIAQTIVHLGVNLEDVVTKATLADAFQVALQRAGARVVAGGAKD; translated from the coding sequence ATGACCCCTCAGGATTACGCGACCCGCATCAGCCAGATCATCCAGGACCACGAGGCCGAGATCGGCGCGGAGTGGGTGGCGCAATTGGAGGCGTTGACGATGCGCTCGAGCGTCGTATCCAAAGAGCAATTGCGTAATCACTGCCGCCAATTCCTGGCCGCGTTCGCCGCCGCTGCCCGCGCGGGCGAGCTGCAGAACATCGAGCACCGCGCCTGGGACGAGGTGCGCGATTTGCTGGCCGAGATCTCGGCCGTGCGCGCCAAGGGCGGCTCGACCCCGAGCGAAACCGCGACCTTCGTGTTCTCGCTCAAGCAGCCGCTGTTCGCGCACCTGCGCAGCGCATTCGGCGCGGATGCCGCCGGCCTGGCGGACACGTCCTGGACCGTCAACACCCTGCTCGACAAGCTGGGCCTGTTCACCATCGAAGCCTTCCAGCGCACGCGCGACCAGATCATCGTGCGCCAGCAGCAGGAATTGCTGGAGCTGTCGACGCCGGTGGTGAAACTGTGGGACGGCATCCTGGCACTGCCGCTGATCGGCACCCTCGATTCGGCGCGCACCCAGGTGGTCATGGAAAACATCCTGCAGAAGATCGTCGATACCGGCGCCGCCATCGCCATCATCGACATCACCGGCGTGCCCACCGTGGACACGCTGGTGGCGCAGCACCTGATGAAGACCATCGCCGCGGCGCGCCTGATGGGCGCCGACTGCATCATCAGCGGCATCCGCCCGCAGATCGCGCAGACCATCGTGCACCTGGGCGTGAACCTGGAAGACGTGGTCACCAAGGCGACGCTGGCGGATGCGTTCCAGGTGGCGCTGCAGCGCGCCGGCGCGCGCGTGGTCGCCGGCGGCGCGAAGGACTGA
- a CDS encoding STAS domain-containing protein — protein MERIPILRMGDLLLVTIQVDMHDRLALQLQDDLTERIVSDRARGVLIDISALDLVDSFIGRMISNTAAMARVLDARTVVVGMQPAVAITLVELGLTLDGVKTALNVEKGMALLGKNIV, from the coding sequence ATGGAACGCATCCCGATCCTGCGCATGGGCGACCTGCTGCTGGTGACGATCCAGGTCGACATGCACGACCGGCTGGCGCTGCAGCTGCAGGACGACCTGACCGAACGCATCGTGAGCGACCGCGCCAGGGGCGTGCTGATCGACATCTCGGCGCTGGACCTGGTCGATTCCTTCATCGGCCGCATGATCAGCAACACCGCGGCCATGGCGCGCGTGCTCGACGCGCGCACCGTGGTGGTCGGCATGCAGCCGGCGGTGGCGATCACGCTGGTCGAGCTGGGCCTGACGCTGGACGGCGTCAAGACCGCGCTGAATGTCGAAAAGGGCATGGCCCTGCTAGGAAAGAACATCGTTTGA
- a CDS encoding anti-sigma regulatory factor, protein MNAAQQNRVAFASDVLERHGRLRTARMTLPLRSDEDVVALRRHVRERAVAIALSLVEQTKLVTAASELARNTIKYGGGGEAHLDALADSLRQGVCLVFVDDGPGIADIDQALRDGFTTGGGLGLGLGGAKRLVDEFDIESRTGEGTAVSIVKWKR, encoded by the coding sequence ATGAACGCCGCGCAACAAAACCGGGTCGCCTTCGCGTCCGACGTGCTGGAGCGTCACGGGCGGCTGCGCACTGCGCGCATGACCCTGCCGCTGCGCTCGGACGAGGACGTGGTCGCGCTGCGCCGCCATGTGCGCGAGCGCGCCGTGGCGATCGCGCTGTCCCTGGTCGAGCAGACCAAGCTGGTGACGGCGGCCAGCGAACTGGCGCGCAACACCATCAAGTACGGCGGCGGCGGCGAAGCCCACCTGGACGCGCTGGCCGACAGCCTGCGCCAGGGCGTGTGCCTGGTCTTCGTCGACGACGGCCCTGGCATTGCCGATATCGACCAGGCGCTGCGCGACGGCTTCACCACCGGCGGCGGCCTGGGCCTGGGACTGGGCGGGGCCAAGCGCCTGGTCGACGAGTTCGACATTGAATCACGCACGGGAGAGGGCACGGCCGTGTCCATCGTCAAATGGAAACGCTGA
- a CDS encoding ATP-binding protein has translation METLISSLQPHIPFAINHASDVAAARRAGQKLADALGFNEVQAGRLAIVITEAATNIVKHAGEGMLYIMRAQSGISTPGVDVLAVDNGPGIADLETSLRDGVSTAGTAGTGLGALHRQANEFDVWSMPGKGAAFFMRVWSTPAPPEPCGVEVGALFVPLAGEDACGDGWAASCNPDGATLLGVDGLGHGEKASEAAVAAIRALEVHPSAFPEEVLQRAHEALRGTRGAALSVARIEYEGDDVRFAGIGNVSGIVDDGAARRALVSHNGIVGHNMRKVHTFTVDCPSGALVILHSDGVQTQWDLRAYPGLYARAPAIVAGILMRDFMRGRDDAMVLVARRRERCA, from the coding sequence ATGGAAACGCTGATCAGTTCGCTGCAACCGCATATCCCGTTCGCCATCAACCACGCCAGCGACGTCGCCGCCGCGCGCCGCGCCGGCCAGAAGCTGGCCGATGCGCTCGGCTTCAACGAGGTGCAGGCGGGACGCCTGGCGATCGTGATCACCGAAGCCGCCACCAACATCGTCAAGCATGCCGGCGAAGGCATGCTGTACATCATGCGCGCCCAGTCGGGCATCTCGACGCCGGGCGTGGACGTGCTGGCGGTCGACAACGGTCCCGGCATCGCCGACCTGGAAACCAGCCTGCGCGACGGCGTCTCGACCGCCGGCACCGCCGGCACCGGCCTGGGCGCGCTGCACCGGCAGGCCAACGAATTCGACGTGTGGTCGATGCCGGGCAAGGGCGCCGCATTCTTCATGCGCGTGTGGAGCACGCCGGCGCCGCCGGAACCGTGCGGCGTCGAAGTCGGCGCCCTGTTCGTGCCGCTGGCCGGCGAGGATGCCTGCGGCGACGGCTGGGCCGCGTCCTGCAACCCGGACGGCGCCACGCTGCTCGGCGTGGACGGCCTCGGTCATGGCGAGAAAGCGTCCGAGGCTGCGGTGGCCGCCATCCGGGCGCTCGAAGTGCATCCGTCCGCCTTTCCGGAAGAAGTGCTGCAGCGCGCCCACGAGGCGCTGCGCGGCACCCGCGGCGCGGCGCTGTCGGTGGCGCGCATCGAGTACGAGGGCGACGACGTGCGCTTCGCCGGCATCGGCAACGTGTCCGGCATCGTCGACGACGGCGCCGCGCGCCGCGCGCTGGTGTCGCACAACGGCATCGTCGGCCACAACATGCGCAAGGTCCACACCTTCACCGTCGACTGCCCGAGCGGGGCGCTGGTGATCCTGCATTCGGACGGCGTGCAGACCCAGTGGGACCTGCGCGCCTATCCGGGCCTGTACGCACGCGCGCCGGCGATCGTGGCCGGCATCCTGATGCGCGATTTCATGCGCGGACGCGACGATGCCATGGTGCTGGTGGCGCGCCGCCGCGAGAGGTGCGCATGA
- a CDS encoding ATP-binding protein: MNVQRILNIALGNDQDVVLVRQRARQVSSLLGFSQQDQVRIATAVSEAARAACQMRFGGRAVFQLRDSGRLQRLEMVVSAGAGAFGRLPEAVVATACRLMDECALDEETPTITMVRTLPGRDHVGPERLAELGAQLARDSAVANTYLEVHLQNRELVSTLAELRERQEDLLALTRELEDTNRGIVALYAEIEDKAERLRKADEMKSRFLSNTSHELRTPLSSIRALAQLLLDRMDGDLTEEQERQVKFIASAAFDLSELVNDLLDLAKIEAGKVDLHPAPVAVDNLFRALKGMLRPLVDDARVELVFEIDGEVPVFESDEGKISQVLRNFISNALKFTEQGSVRVGAAWDAAGEIRLTVADSGIGISPDNLQLIFEEFSQIEHPLQRRSKGTGLGLPLCRKLAALLGGRVDVASRVGQGSTFSLILPRRFPAQDRHRQDGNQ; encoded by the coding sequence ATGAATGTCCAGCGCATCCTGAACATCGCCCTCGGCAACGACCAGGACGTGGTGCTGGTGCGCCAGCGCGCGCGCCAGGTCTCCAGCCTGCTCGGCTTTTCGCAGCAGGACCAGGTGCGCATCGCCACCGCGGTGTCGGAAGCGGCGCGCGCCGCCTGCCAGATGCGCTTCGGCGGGCGCGCCGTGTTCCAGCTGCGCGACAGCGGCCGTTTGCAGCGCCTGGAAATGGTGGTCAGCGCCGGCGCCGGCGCCTTCGGCCGCCTGCCCGAGGCGGTGGTGGCGACCGCCTGCCGCCTGATGGACGAATGCGCGCTGGACGAGGAAACGCCGACGATCACCATGGTCCGTACCCTGCCGGGGCGCGACCATGTCGGGCCGGAGCGGCTGGCCGAACTGGGCGCCCAGCTGGCCAGGGACAGCGCGGTGGCGAATACCTATCTCGAGGTGCATTTGCAGAACCGCGAACTGGTGTCGACCCTGGCCGAGCTGCGCGAGCGCCAGGAAGACCTGCTGGCGCTGACGCGCGAGCTGGAAGACACCAACCGCGGCATCGTCGCGCTGTACGCCGAGATCGAGGACAAGGCCGAGCGCCTGCGCAAGGCCGACGAGATGAAGTCGCGCTTCCTGTCGAACACCAGCCACGAGCTGCGCACGCCGTTGTCGTCGATCCGCGCGCTGGCCCAGCTGCTGCTGGACCGCATGGACGGCGACCTGACTGAGGAGCAGGAGCGCCAAGTGAAATTCATCGCCAGCGCCGCGTTCGACCTGTCGGAACTGGTCAATGACCTGCTCGACCTGGCCAAGATCGAGGCCGGCAAGGTCGACCTGCATCCGGCGCCGGTGGCGGTCGATAACCTGTTCCGCGCCTTGAAGGGCATGCTGCGCCCGCTGGTGGACGACGCCCGGGTGGAACTGGTGTTCGAGATCGACGGCGAGGTGCCGGTGTTCGAATCGGACGAAGGCAAGATCTCGCAGGTGCTGCGCAACTTTATCTCGAACGCCCTGAAATTCACCGAGCAGGGCAGCGTGCGTGTCGGCGCCGCCTGGGACGCCGCCGGGGAGATTCGCCTGACGGTGGCCGACAGCGGCATCGGCATCAGCCCGGACAACCTGCAGCTGATCTTCGAAGAGTTCAGCCAGATCGAACATCCGCTGCAGCGGCGCAGCAAGGGCACCGGCCTCGGCCTGCCGCTGTGCCGCAAGCTGGCGGCGCTGCTCGGAGGGCGCGTCGACGTGGCCAGCCGGGTCGGCCAGGGATCCACCTTCAGCCTGATCCTGCCGCGCCGCTTCCCGGCGCAGGATCGGCATCGCCAGGACGGCAACCAATAA
- a CDS encoding ATP-binding response regulator, with the protein MNNPSLILNVDDNDGARYAKTRILQSAGFQVVEASNGTDALALTRRGDIALVLLDVKLPDINGLEVCRRIKADPDSAAVLVLQTSAALTGRADRIRGLDGGADNYLAAPIEADELVANVNALLRMRHTQGALRESEERFRQLTDNIEDVFWMFSLPARKLEYVSPAYAAIWGRDADSLARDPASWMEAVHAGDRDYVASLWSAVQEVPHYDAEYRIVLRDGAVRWVRDRLFPVRDRRGEVYRVARVTSDITRRREMEGLLRAADNNKNEFLATLAHELRNPLSPIRNAAALLGATGAGAQERQAKAREVITRQVDHLAHLVDDLLDVARISEGKIVLRREEVELGAVIAQAIETAGPLIAARGHQLEVDAPAEQVWVDGDPVRLAQSMGNLLHNAAKFTPTGGKIRVGVEVDGTVVRIAVQDNGIGIAEDNLSRIFGMFTQAALPPDRAQEGLGIGLSLVSRLLEMHGGHLSAASPGIGLGSTFTVELPVLRTAQPQAQEEAGAALPAPASGGRRVLLVDDNVDAMDMMAFLLAEMGYDPTTTTDGGNLVPLALERHPDVIVLDIGLPGVDGYELARRLKQHPELKSIRLVAHTGYGSPEDRRKAHEAGFDAHLVKPAELADLEKALQG; encoded by the coding sequence ATGAACAATCCCTCCCTGATCCTGAACGTCGACGACAACGACGGCGCCCGCTACGCCAAGACCCGCATCCTGCAGAGCGCCGGATTCCAGGTGGTCGAGGCCAGCAACGGCACCGATGCGCTGGCGCTCACGCGCCGCGGCGACATCGCGCTGGTGCTGCTGGACGTGAAGCTGCCCGACATTAACGGCCTGGAAGTCTGCCGCCGCATCAAGGCCGACCCGGACAGCGCCGCCGTGCTGGTGCTGCAGACCTCGGCCGCGCTGACCGGGCGCGCCGACCGCATCCGCGGCCTGGACGGCGGCGCCGACAATTATCTCGCGGCGCCGATCGAGGCCGACGAACTGGTGGCCAACGTGAATGCGCTGCTGCGCATGCGCCATACCCAGGGCGCGCTGCGCGAGAGCGAGGAGCGCTTCCGCCAGCTGACCGACAACATCGAGGACGTGTTCTGGATGTTCTCGCTGCCGGCGCGCAAGCTCGAATACGTCAGTCCGGCCTACGCCGCGATCTGGGGCCGCGACGCCGACAGCCTGGCGCGCGACCCGGCCAGCTGGATGGAAGCGGTGCATGCCGGCGACCGCGACTACGTGGCCTCGCTGTGGAGCGCGGTGCAGGAGGTGCCGCACTACGACGCCGAGTACCGCATCGTGCTGAGGGACGGCGCCGTACGCTGGGTGCGCGACCGCCTGTTCCCGGTGCGCGACCGCCGCGGCGAGGTATACCGGGTGGCGCGCGTCACCAGCGACATCACGCGCCGGCGCGAGATGGAAGGCTTGCTGCGCGCCGCCGACAACAACAAGAACGAGTTCCTGGCGACGCTGGCGCACGAGCTGCGCAATCCGCTCTCGCCGATCCGCAACGCGGCGGCGCTGCTGGGCGCCACCGGCGCCGGCGCCCAGGAACGGCAGGCCAAGGCGCGCGAGGTGATCACGCGCCAGGTCGACCACCTGGCGCACCTGGTCGACGACCTGCTGGACGTGGCGCGCATCTCGGAAGGCAAGATCGTGCTGCGCAGGGAAGAGGTCGAGCTGGGCGCCGTGATCGCCCAGGCGATCGAGACCGCCGGTCCCCTGATCGCGGCGCGCGGCCACCAGCTGGAAGTCGATGCGCCGGCCGAGCAGGTATGGGTCGACGGCGATCCGGTGCGCCTGGCGCAATCGATGGGCAACCTGCTGCACAACGCCGCCAAGTTCACGCCGACCGGCGGCAAGATCCGCGTCGGGGTCGAGGTGGATGGCACCGTGGTGCGCATCGCCGTGCAGGACAACGGCATCGGCATCGCCGAGGACAATCTGTCGCGCATCTTCGGCATGTTCACCCAGGCCGCGCTGCCGCCAGACCGCGCCCAGGAGGGACTCGGGATCGGCCTGTCGCTGGTGTCGCGCCTGCTGGAGATGCACGGCGGCCACCTGTCGGCGGCCAGCCCCGGCATCGGCCTGGGCAGCACCTTCACGGTGGAGCTGCCGGTGCTGCGCACCGCCCAGCCGCAGGCGCAGGAAGAGGCCGGCGCCGCCTTGCCGGCCCCGGCCAGCGGCGGGCGCCGCGTGCTGCTGGTGGACGACAACGTCGACGCCATGGATATGATGGCCTTCCTGCTGGCCGAGATGGGCTACGACCCCACCACCACCACCGACGGCGGCAACTTGGTGCCGCTGGCGCTGGAGCGGCATCCGGACGTGATCGTGCTGGACATCGGCCTGCCGGGCGTGGACGGCTACGAGCTGGCGCGCCGCCTGAAGCAGCATCCGGAACTGAAGTCGATCCGGCTGGTGGCGCACACCGGCTACGGCTCGCCCGAAGACCGGCGCAAGGCGCACGAGGCGGGGTTCGATGCGCACCTGGTCAAGCCGGCCGAGCTGGCCGACCTGGAAAAGGCCTTGCAGGGGTAG